One region of Desulfitobacterium chlororespirans DSM 11544 genomic DNA includes:
- a CDS encoding alkaline phosphatase family protein — MKSYGKAKKIALLGLDGADPMFMKKLIAEGKLPNFKKFMESGAVAEDLGMLGALPTITPPNWASLATGAWPNTHGITCFWNHTVGNPLDILDFGWNSELCKAEYIWDAFDRAGKKSIIFNYPTSWPPTNNNAIVVDGTSMFCNLRGYIDYEKFFECTEGDFPVQVIPHEADLSGTDCRVEGEVTELKAEIKNFDGFGYQHPGCVTAEGGSEEEADSAKCDRVIAPIKAAQGWAKETAGAKEIVLILNDGQIRRYGLIVADDGKNHNRLQIFVNKKDEKPIGEVVLNGWSDWIYDSYHYKDENKPVAYKVKLVELDAEGKTMKFYYSFALDLKPQNYFSPLEIGEELYKAVGPMMQPSNFDRHNDIADTIVLETMEEMYHWQVKAQEYLLKNKEWDLFCSHIHGIDMLNHFYLDYTIPATTPNYERYQGLILKMYQITDTYIGEMMKLLDENTTVVIASDHAAIGRDRHIIHPLIGDMWGFNVGVLGELGYTKLKEVKGKVEIDWENTLAVAQRATYIYVNLKGRDPQGIVEPEAYDDLVRKIIDDLYAYRDPQTGKRVISLALNRSDMEYLNMGGPHCGDIFYMMEPEFNRTHGNGLSNMSLNGYSLKCLFMMAGAGVKKGEVMQRRVRIVDVVPTLCHLAGAPMAKEVEGGVIYQSLED, encoded by the coding sequence ATGAAAAGTTACGGAAAAGCAAAAAAGATTGCATTACTCGGTTTAGACGGCGCTGATCCTATGTTCATGAAGAAGTTGATTGCTGAGGGCAAATTGCCCAATTTTAAAAAGTTCATGGAATCGGGCGCCGTAGCCGAGGACCTCGGCATGCTGGGAGCTTTGCCCACGATTACCCCCCCTAACTGGGCTTCTTTGGCCACGGGAGCCTGGCCAAATACTCATGGCATTACCTGCTTCTGGAATCATACGGTGGGAAATCCCCTGGACATTCTGGACTTTGGCTGGAATTCAGAACTTTGCAAGGCGGAGTATATCTGGGATGCCTTCGACCGGGCGGGTAAAAAGAGTATTATTTTTAATTATCCGACCTCATGGCCTCCAACCAACAATAACGCCATTGTTGTGGATGGCACCAGTATGTTCTGCAACCTGAGAGGATATATCGACTACGAAAAATTCTTTGAATGCACTGAAGGTGATTTTCCCGTACAGGTAATACCTCATGAAGCTGACCTGAGCGGTACAGACTGCCGGGTCGAGGGTGAGGTTACGGAGCTGAAAGCCGAGATTAAGAATTTTGATGGCTTTGGCTATCAGCACCCCGGCTGCGTCACAGCAGAAGGGGGAAGTGAAGAGGAAGCTGATTCCGCAAAATGCGATCGGGTCATTGCACCGATCAAAGCGGCCCAGGGGTGGGCCAAGGAGACCGCTGGGGCGAAGGAAATCGTGCTCATCCTTAATGACGGCCAGATACGGCGTTATGGCTTAATCGTCGCCGATGATGGCAAGAACCACAACAGATTGCAGATATTTGTGAATAAGAAGGACGAAAAGCCCATCGGTGAAGTGGTGCTCAATGGGTGGAGTGATTGGATCTATGACAGCTACCATTACAAAGATGAAAATAAACCGGTTGCTTATAAAGTTAAGCTGGTCGAATTGGATGCCGAAGGCAAGACTATGAAGTTCTATTATTCTTTTGCTCTGGACCTGAAGCCGCAAAACTATTTCAGCCCCCTGGAAATCGGTGAGGAACTCTATAAAGCGGTGGGTCCGATGATGCAGCCTTCGAATTTTGATCGCCATAATGATATCGCGGATACCATCGTCCTGGAGACCATGGAAGAAATGTATCACTGGCAGGTCAAAGCTCAGGAATATCTCTTGAAAAACAAGGAATGGGATCTCTTCTGCAGCCATATTCACGGTATTGATATGCTGAATCACTTCTATCTTGATTACACCATACCGGCCACAACGCCGAATTATGAGCGTTATCAAGGGCTTATCCTCAAAATGTATCAGATAACAGATACTTATATTGGCGAGATGATGAAATTACTCGATGAGAATACAACAGTTGTGATCGCCTCCGACCATGCGGCCATTGGCAGAGATCGTCATATTATTCATCCCTTGATCGGGGATATGTGGGGATTCAATGTGGGTGTACTGGGAGAGTTAGGTTACACCAAGCTTAAAGAAGTCAAAGGCAAAGTGGAAATTGATTGGGAGAATACCCTGGCTGTCGCCCAGCGTGCCACCTATATTTACGTCAATCTCAAAGGAAGAGACCCGCAGGGCATCGTGGAGCCTGAAGCTTATGATGACCTTGTGCGCAAGATCATCGACGACTTATACGCCTATAGAGATCCCCAAACAGGCAAACGGGTGATTAGTTTAGCCTTGAATCGGTCGGACATGGAGTACTTAAATATGGGAGGTCCCCATTGCGGAGATATCTTCTATATGATGGAGCCTGAATTTAACAGAACTCATGGCAATGGCTTAAGCAATATGAGTCTGAATGGATATTCTTTAAAATGCCTCTTTATGATGGCGGGTGCGGGAGTGAAGAAGGGTGAAGTGATGCAGCGGCGGGTTCGCATCGTCGATGTTGTGCCAACCCTCTGCCATTTAGCCGGCGCTCCCATGGCCAAGGAAGTAGAAGGCGGAGTGATTTATCAATCACTTGAAGACTAA
- a CDS encoding trimethylamine methyltransferase family protein — protein sequence MALKSKLEVLSQEDLVRVHEASLKILRETGVVLLNEEALDIFRTHGAKIENKTVFITEAMVDKALETAPKSFRMQARNDRHSVTVGEGMLVQPNVGPVYIQDLDNGRRKATLADYANIQKLCQASPVVDLVGSIPVDPSDVAPKDKYHAMMYEILKNTDKPNIGFCANAQEVREQLDLIEIAVGGNLADKHYTSVLVNPLSPLGYGTETLETMIEYVKRNQVLLLAPCIIAGVSGPITLLGTAVLQNVEILAGLVLAQLINPGVPVVYSVASTTGYMKAATYAAGAPEAMLINTASLQMGLDYYHLPTRTMAGITHAKVLDYQAGYETMQSLMLGMFSGAHMTVQSLGVLDAIMATSYEKFVLDEEIISRVKRVKAGIDTSDEALAVDIIQSVGHSGNYLVEMSTFENFRSLWTPTLADWESYPDWENAGSEDVGIRANRKFKEILRNAPETLLDPETDKMLKAYIEKVKR from the coding sequence ATGGCACTTAAATCAAAATTGGAAGTACTGTCTCAGGAAGATCTAGTGCGGGTCCATGAGGCCTCATTAAAGATCCTCAGAGAGACAGGAGTGGTTTTGCTTAATGAGGAAGCCTTAGATATTTTCCGAACCCACGGTGCCAAAATAGAAAACAAAACAGTATTCATTACCGAAGCAATGGTGGATAAGGCCTTAGAAACTGCACCTAAAAGCTTTAGAATGCAGGCCAGAAATGATCGTCATTCAGTTACAGTGGGCGAAGGGATGCTGGTGCAGCCTAATGTAGGGCCGGTTTATATCCAGGATTTGGATAATGGACGGCGTAAGGCGACTTTGGCGGATTACGCTAATATTCAAAAACTATGTCAGGCCAGCCCCGTGGTTGATCTTGTCGGCTCAATTCCGGTTGATCCCAGCGATGTGGCGCCCAAAGACAAGTATCATGCCATGATGTATGAAATTTTGAAAAACACGGATAAACCGAATATCGGGTTTTGTGCGAACGCTCAAGAGGTTCGTGAGCAATTGGATCTGATCGAAATAGCAGTAGGCGGTAATCTTGCTGATAAGCACTACACCTCTGTGCTGGTCAATCCTCTCAGCCCTTTGGGGTATGGGACGGAGACCCTGGAAACGATGATCGAGTATGTGAAGCGGAATCAGGTTTTGCTTTTAGCACCCTGTATTATCGCGGGCGTGAGCGGCCCCATAACCCTTCTGGGCACGGCTGTTCTGCAAAATGTAGAGATTCTCGCCGGTTTGGTATTGGCCCAGTTGATCAACCCCGGAGTGCCTGTCGTTTATTCCGTAGCCTCCACCACAGGCTATATGAAGGCGGCAACCTATGCAGCCGGTGCTCCTGAAGCCATGCTGATCAATACGGCCAGTTTACAGATGGGGCTGGACTATTACCATTTGCCCACCAGAACCATGGCGGGAATTACCCATGCCAAGGTATTGGATTACCAGGCGGGTTATGAAACCATGCAAAGCCTGATGCTGGGGATGTTCAGCGGGGCCCATATGACGGTGCAGAGCCTGGGTGTCTTAGACGCCATTATGGCCACATCTTACGAAAAATTTGTCCTTGATGAAGAGATTATCAGCCGGGTTAAGCGGGTCAAAGCTGGAATCGATACGTCGGATGAGGCTTTGGCAGTGGATATTATTCAAAGTGTCGGACATTCAGGAAATTACTTGGTGGAAATGAGTACATTTGAAAATTTCCGCTCCCTTTGGACCCCGACTTTGGCAGACTGGGAATCCTACCCGGATTGGGAAAATGCCGGGTCGGAAGATGTTGGCATCAGAGCGAATCGCAAATTTAAGGAAATTTTGCGGAATGCTCCTGAGACACTCCTCGATCCGGAAACGGATAAAATGCTTAAAGCTTATATTGAAAAAGTTAAACGCTAA
- a CDS encoding methyltetrahydrofolate cobalamin methyltransferase has protein sequence MLIVGELINTSRKAINEAVEKRDKAYIQKIAKEQAESGANYIDVNCGTMVYNEVEIMEWLVNAIQEVVEAPLCIDSPDPKVLEAGLSLCKFGQPMINSITDEKERVAAVLPLAQKYKAKLVALCMDDTGMPETTEDRMRVVESLYGKLKEKGIPDQDMYFDPLVKPISTVNTAGEEVLGTIKAIKAHYPDVHFMCGLSNVSFGLPNRKVLNRLFVVQTMTLGMDGYILNPTDKGMMGTIAAAQALLGQDDYCMNYLTAHRNGLYEGS, from the coding sequence GTGTTAATTGTTGGTGAATTAATCAATACCAGCCGCAAGGCGATTAACGAAGCAGTAGAAAAAAGAGATAAGGCCTATATCCAAAAAATTGCTAAAGAACAGGCAGAATCCGGTGCGAATTACATTGATGTTAACTGCGGCACGATGGTCTATAACGAAGTTGAGATAATGGAGTGGCTTGTTAATGCAATCCAGGAGGTTGTGGAAGCGCCCCTTTGTATTGACAGCCCTGACCCGAAAGTTCTGGAGGCGGGATTATCTCTTTGTAAGTTTGGACAGCCGATGATTAACTCGATTACAGATGAGAAGGAGCGGGTTGCAGCGGTACTCCCTCTTGCCCAGAAATACAAAGCCAAATTGGTCGCTTTGTGTATGGATGATACAGGTATGCCGGAAACAACCGAGGATCGGATGCGTGTGGTGGAAAGCCTCTATGGGAAGTTGAAGGAAAAAGGCATACCGGATCAGGATATGTATTTTGATCCTTTGGTAAAGCCGATCAGTACGGTGAATACCGCCGGGGAAGAAGTTCTGGGAACGATTAAAGCCATTAAAGCCCACTATCCCGATGTTCATTTTATGTGCGGTTTAAGCAATGTTTCTTTCGGTCTTCCTAATCGAAAAGTGCTTAATCGCCTGTTTGTAGTGCAAACCATGACCTTAGGTATGGATGGATATATCCTGAATCCAACGGACAAGGGAATGATGGGGACGATTGCAGCGGCTCAGGCTTTATTGGGACAGGATGATTATTGCATGAACTACCTGACGGCCCATCGCAATGGGCTGTATGAAGGCAGTTAA
- a CDS encoding corrinoid protein, which yields MSDFAQLAQLVFQGNAASVKEKTQSMLDNGADPFAIISDGLLAGMDIVSPKFKAGEMYVPEVMMCARALGEGMKLVKPLIAGQETAVTKTIVIGTVAGDLHDIGKNLVVMILESGGFNVVDLGVDVSPAKFVEAIQEHNAQVVGLSALLTTTMLNMKGTIDLIAEAGLRDRVKVMIGGAPVSQNFADEIGADGYCADAMAAKDMAKGFLN from the coding sequence ATGAGTGATTTTGCCCAATTGGCCCAACTTGTTTTCCAGGGAAATGCCGCTTCGGTGAAGGAGAAAACTCAGAGCATGCTCGATAATGGTGCCGACCCTTTTGCGATCATATCGGATGGCCTTTTAGCGGGTATGGATATTGTGTCTCCTAAATTCAAGGCGGGAGAAATGTATGTACCTGAAGTTATGATGTGTGCCCGCGCTTTAGGTGAAGGCATGAAGTTAGTAAAACCCTTGATCGCGGGGCAAGAGACGGCGGTTACGAAAACGATTGTGATCGGAACAGTAGCAGGTGACTTGCACGATATTGGGAAAAACCTGGTGGTCATGATTTTAGAAAGCGGCGGCTTCAATGTGGTCGATCTGGGGGTCGATGTATCACCCGCAAAATTTGTTGAAGCCATTCAAGAACACAACGCCCAGGTAGTAGGTTTATCTGCCCTACTGACAACGACTATGTTGAACATGAAGGGTACTATCGATCTGATTGCTGAAGCGGGACTTCGTGATCGGGTTAAGGTGATGATCGGCGGCGCGCCTGTTTCGCAAAATTTCGCCGATGAAATCGGAGCGGATGGGTACTGTGCAGATGCTATGGCCGCTAAAGATATGGCCAAAGGATTTTTGAATTAA
- a CDS encoding sigma 54-interacting transcriptional regulator codes for MTKERRRSLIIEHSVHSDFDLDKSKLIKILENSFDEIFVVNKHGIVIYVNEACQKNYDLKPSDVIGKTVHYLVSEGYYTPAIAPLVFKTKKAVTLEQETKSGRKLLVTAIPVFDEKNELDFIVMNSRNITEIEQLRQDLEKTKEYYKTQIQQLRQKELVTQDGLVFQSEKMREFMHTAQRVAPFDTTILILGESGTGKNLLAKQIHTMSNRRHEPYICINCAAIPEQLLESELFGYTKGAFTGAERSGKPGLIELAHKGTLFLDEIGEIPLSLQAKLLQLVQDHTFIPIGGTESRQVDIRIISATNCNLPKLIEQGRFRLDLYYRLNVIEIEIPPVRERSDDIVLLLHYFLNKFDIKYSTSHYFSEECLAVLQNYPWPGNVREIEHLVERLVITVSVSCILPKHLPLPKHAAMPEDTEKKLPALMKTALNKELRDELNEYSFKVKERETILELYENLRSSYKVASILKISQSKVSRIVRTYSNKNKTNP; via the coding sequence ATCACAAAGGAAAGGAGGAGAAGCCTTATCATCGAACATAGTGTACACAGCGATTTTGATCTAGACAAAAGCAAACTGATAAAAATACTTGAGAATTCTTTTGATGAAATTTTTGTCGTCAATAAGCATGGTATTGTGATCTATGTTAACGAAGCCTGTCAGAAAAATTATGACTTAAAGCCATCAGACGTCATTGGCAAAACGGTACATTATTTAGTCAGTGAAGGGTACTATACCCCGGCTATTGCCCCGTTGGTTTTTAAAACAAAAAAAGCCGTCACCCTCGAACAAGAAACAAAATCCGGCAGGAAACTGCTCGTGACCGCTATCCCGGTATTTGATGAAAAAAATGAACTCGATTTTATCGTCATGAATAGTCGCAATATTACGGAAATAGAGCAATTGCGACAGGATTTAGAAAAAACAAAGGAGTACTACAAAACTCAGATTCAACAATTACGTCAAAAAGAACTTGTGACTCAGGATGGATTGGTCTTCCAAAGCGAAAAAATGAGAGAATTTATGCACACTGCCCAAAGAGTAGCTCCCTTTGACACCACTATTTTAATCTTAGGGGAATCAGGAACAGGAAAAAATCTGCTTGCTAAACAAATTCACACTATGAGCAACCGCAGGCACGAACCCTATATCTGCATAAATTGCGCAGCCATTCCGGAACAACTGTTAGAGTCTGAACTTTTCGGCTATACAAAAGGGGCTTTCACAGGCGCTGAACGTTCAGGAAAGCCAGGACTGATCGAGCTCGCTCATAAAGGAACTCTCTTTTTGGATGAAATCGGAGAAATTCCTCTATCCCTTCAAGCAAAGCTTCTACAACTTGTCCAGGATCATACCTTTATACCCATAGGAGGAACGGAATCCAGGCAAGTCGACATTCGCATTATCAGTGCGACGAACTGTAATTTACCGAAGTTAATTGAACAGGGCCGATTCAGATTAGACCTTTACTATCGGCTGAATGTTATTGAAATTGAGATTCCTCCTGTGCGAGAGCGAAGTGACGATATTGTTCTTTTATTGCACTATTTTCTAAATAAATTTGACATTAAATATTCTACATCCCATTATTTCAGCGAGGAATGCCTGGCCGTTTTGCAAAATTATCCATGGCCTGGAAATGTTCGCGAAATTGAACATCTGGTTGAACGCTTGGTGATTACCGTTTCAGTAAGTTGCATTCTCCCTAAGCATTTACCGCTACCCAAACATGCTGCTATGCCTGAAGATACTGAGAAAAAACTTCCCGCTCTAATGAAGACAGCACTTAACAAAGAGTTAAGGGATGAATTGAATGAGTATTCCTTCAAGGTTAAAGAAAGAGAAACCATTTTAGAGTTATATGAAAACTTGCGAAGCTCCTATAAAGTTGCAAGCATTTTAAAAATTAGTCAAAGCAAGGTATCGCGGATTGTGCGGACTTATTCGAACAAGAATAAGACAAATCCTTAA
- the lysA gene encoding diaminopimelate decarboxylase has translation MAVKNLPFNQEQLQKIREDYGTPFHIYDEEAIRKNAQRLQAAFAWAPGFKEYFAVKALPNPYILKVLREEGFGADCSSLAELILAEKAGITEENIMLTSNNTPAEEFQKAKDLWAIINLDDITHIDYLEKHTGLPEVLSFRYNPGSLRAGNAIIGSPEESKYGLTKEQLFQAYEIVRDRGVKRFGLHTMIISNELNPDFFIETAEMMFDLAIELKEKLGIRLEFVNFGGGIGIPYRPEQEPVNLETIGEGVRKVYEEKIVASGLDPLRICLECGRMVTGPYGYLVTQVLHRKDTYKNYIGVDASMSDLMRPGIYGAYHHITVMGKEDLPKDHIYDVTGSLCENNDKFAVDRELPRIDIGDILVIHDTGAHGHAMGFNYNGKLRHAELLLQADGSVKLIRRAETLEDYFATLDFSEL, from the coding sequence ATGGCAGTAAAAAACTTACCTTTTAATCAGGAGCAGTTGCAGAAGATCAGGGAGGACTATGGAACCCCTTTTCATATTTATGATGAGGAAGCCATTCGCAAAAACGCCCAAAGACTGCAGGCAGCATTTGCCTGGGCACCGGGGTTTAAAGAGTATTTTGCCGTCAAAGCTCTTCCTAATCCCTATATTCTGAAGGTCCTGAGGGAAGAGGGTTTCGGAGCCGACTGCAGTTCTTTGGCTGAACTGATCCTGGCGGAAAAAGCAGGGATCACCGAGGAGAACATTATGCTTACCTCCAACAATACCCCTGCTGAGGAATTTCAAAAAGCTAAGGATTTATGGGCGATCATCAATTTAGATGATATTACCCATATTGATTATCTGGAAAAGCATACCGGCTTGCCGGAGGTGCTCTCCTTCCGCTATAATCCCGGTTCGCTGCGGGCGGGGAATGCCATTATCGGCAGCCCTGAAGAATCCAAATATGGTTTGACCAAGGAACAGTTATTCCAGGCTTATGAGATCGTTCGCGACAGAGGGGTGAAACGTTTCGGGCTCCATACCATGATCATCTCCAATGAGCTGAACCCGGATTTCTTTATTGAGACAGCAGAGATGATGTTTGATCTGGCCATAGAGCTGAAAGAAAAACTGGGAATCCGCCTGGAATTTGTGAATTTTGGCGGCGGAATCGGCATCCCCTACCGTCCGGAACAAGAGCCGGTCAATCTGGAAACTATCGGAGAAGGTGTCCGCAAAGTTTACGAAGAGAAGATCGTTGCCAGCGGCTTAGATCCCCTGCGTATTTGCCTGGAATGCGGCCGCATGGTGACGGGACCTTATGGCTATTTGGTGACCCAAGTCCTTCATCGCAAGGATACTTATAAAAATTATATCGGTGTCGATGCCAGCATGTCCGATCTGATGCGCCCGGGAATCTACGGAGCCTACCACCATATCACCGTCATGGGTAAGGAAGACCTGCCTAAGGACCATATCTATGATGTGACCGGAAGCTTATGTGAGAATAACGATAAATTTGCTGTGGACCGGGAACTGCCCAGAATTGATATCGGCGATATCCTGGTGATTCATGATACCGGTGCTCACGGGCATGCCATGGGCTTCAACTACAATGGCAAGCTGCGTCATGCTGAGTTATTGCTGCAGGCCGATGGCAGTGTGAAGCTGATTCGCCGGGCGGAAACTCTGGAGGATTATTTTGCCACCTTGGATTTCAGTGAGCTATAG
- a CDS encoding sulfite exporter TauE/SafE family protein, protein MEMLSWELWLAMSGITFFATFIQVLTGFGFGLVAVPLLLFVLPSQQALLAGMILSMMGSSVQGFQMRRLVRRDLVIRLLLIGIPGLALGVALSGYMNELYIKGMVGIILIGYVAYQWVQLKSSALEKKVPEEGEINPASKGFVMVAFSSGLLNGLAAIPGPPVVALLIKHLTKDVFQATTVTFFFFQYAMTSALKILVFRESFTLPFGITLVSMILAVVLGYVAGQPLRKKINEAQFKKLVYGLLFIIGVTSLAEPLKGLFF, encoded by the coding sequence GTGGAGATGTTATCATGGGAATTATGGCTTGCCATGAGCGGAATTACGTTCTTTGCCACCTTTATTCAGGTTTTGACAGGGTTTGGATTCGGGCTGGTGGCGGTACCCTTGCTCCTTTTTGTTTTGCCCAGCCAGCAAGCTCTTTTGGCGGGAATGATTTTATCCATGATGGGCTCCTCGGTGCAGGGGTTCCAAATGCGGCGCTTAGTCCGCCGGGATTTGGTCATCCGGCTTTTGCTCATAGGGATTCCCGGATTGGCTCTGGGTGTTGCCCTGAGCGGCTATATGAATGAACTGTACATTAAAGGGATGGTGGGGATTATCCTTATCGGCTATGTTGCCTATCAATGGGTGCAGCTCAAAAGCAGTGCCCTTGAGAAGAAAGTTCCTGAGGAAGGGGAGATCAACCCAGCCTCCAAGGGATTTGTCATGGTTGCTTTTTCTTCAGGTTTGCTCAACGGCCTGGCGGCCATTCCCGGTCCCCCCGTTGTCGCTTTGCTCATCAAGCACCTGACCAAGGACGTCTTCCAGGCAACCACCGTTACCTTTTTCTTTTTCCAATATGCTATGACCAGCGCTTTAAAAATCCTTGTGTTTCGGGAAAGCTTCACCCTGCCCTTTGGCATCACCCTCGTCAGCATGATTTTGGCGGTTGTCCTTGGCTATGTGGCCGGCCAGCCTCTGAGAAAGAAAATCAACGAAGCTCAATTCAAGAAACTGGTCTATGGCTTGCTTTTCATCATCGGCGTGACTTCCCTTGCTGAGCCGCTGAAGGGACTGTTTTTTTGA
- the ybaK gene encoding Cys-tRNA(Pro) deacylase: MAQKTNAARILDQAGIAYELIPYEVDEADLSATTVAQKVNMPPELIYKTLVTRGDKTGILIACIPAHYELNLKALAQVSGNKKMEVVPLKEVQPLTGYIRGGVSPLGTKKRYPVYFQEDMLQHEKIAVSAGTRGLQILALSQDLLKVTQGKVGPIAHPA; the protein is encoded by the coding sequence ATGGCTCAAAAAACCAACGCTGCCCGCATCCTCGATCAAGCCGGTATAGCCTATGAATTAATCCCCTATGAGGTGGATGAAGCGGATCTTTCGGCCACCACCGTCGCCCAAAAGGTAAACATGCCTCCTGAATTAATCTATAAAACCCTGGTTACCCGTGGAGATAAAACAGGCATTCTCATCGCCTGCATCCCTGCCCATTATGAGCTGAATCTTAAGGCTCTCGCCCAAGTGAGCGGCAATAAGAAAATGGAAGTGGTTCCTCTCAAGGAAGTTCAGCCCCTGACCGGTTATATACGGGGAGGGGTCTCTCCTTTGGGGACTAAAAAAAGATACCCGGTCTATTTTCAGGAAGATATGCTCCAGCACGAAAAAATTGCCGTCAGTGCCGGGACGCGGGGCTTGCAGATCCTTGCTCTGTCTCAGGACCTGCTCAAGGTCACCCAGGGAAAGGTTGGGCCCATCGCTCATCCTGCCTGA
- a CDS encoding glutamine--tRNA ligase/YqeY domain fusion protein, with protein MDNENKSSNFLRSIILEDLREGKVEEIMTRFPPEPNGYLHIGHAKSICLNFGLADEFKGKTNLRFDDTNPVKEDTEYVESIKEDVKWLGFTWDNLFFASDYFAEMHKRAVLLIEKGKAYVCDLSAEEIRKSRGTLTEAGKESPYRNRSVEENLDLFERMRQGEFKDGEKVLRAKIDMGSPNINMRDPVLYRIAHATHHNTGDTWCIYPMYDYAHPLEDAIEGITHSICTLEFEDHRPLYDWVVRECEMEHVPHQYEFARLNMTNTVMSKRKLKQLVDEKVVDGWDDPRMPTISGLRRRGYTPEAIRNFAQAIGVARADSVVDSKMLEHFIREDLKLKVSRPMAVIRPLKVVITNYPEGQVEMLDADHNKENPEMGKRKIPFSREIYIEQEDFMEVPPPKYHRLYPGNEVRLMDAYFIRCEEVIKDDEGKIIEIRCTYDPETKSGTGFTGRKVKGTIHWVEATQAVPAEFRLYEPLIQDDGAEEEGKTFLDHINPNSLAIRQGFVEPYMKEAKPQDKFQFPRHGYFNVDPNYTTPESLVLNLIVSLKSSFVI; from the coding sequence GTGGATAACGAGAATAAATCCTCTAATTTTTTGCGCAGTATTATCCTTGAGGATTTACGGGAGGGGAAAGTAGAAGAAATCATGACGCGGTTTCCCCCCGAGCCCAATGGTTATCTGCATATTGGGCATGCTAAATCCATCTGTTTGAACTTTGGCCTGGCCGACGAATTCAAAGGAAAAACCAATTTGCGGTTTGATGATACGAACCCGGTCAAGGAAGATACTGAATATGTAGAATCCATTAAAGAAGATGTCAAGTGGCTGGGGTTTACCTGGGACAACCTCTTTTTCGCTTCCGATTATTTTGCGGAGATGCATAAGCGGGCCGTTCTGCTGATCGAAAAGGGCAAAGCTTATGTGTGTGATTTATCCGCTGAGGAGATTAGAAAAAGCCGCGGCACCCTGACTGAGGCCGGTAAGGAAAGCCCCTACCGCAACCGCAGTGTTGAAGAAAACCTGGATCTCTTCGAGAGAATGCGCCAAGGTGAATTTAAGGACGGGGAAAAGGTTCTCCGGGCTAAGATCGATATGGGCTCACCCAACATCAATATGCGGGATCCCGTTCTTTATCGGATTGCCCATGCCACCCACCATAATACAGGGGACACATGGTGCATCTACCCCATGTATGATTATGCCCATCCTTTAGAGGATGCTATCGAAGGCATAACTCACTCTATCTGTACTTTAGAATTTGAAGATCACCGCCCTCTCTATGATTGGGTCGTTCGGGAATGTGAGATGGAACATGTTCCTCATCAATATGAATTTGCCCGCTTGAATATGACCAATACGGTGATGAGCAAACGCAAGCTGAAGCAGCTGGTGGATGAAAAAGTGGTGGACGGTTGGGATGATCCCAGAATGCCCACCATCTCCGGGCTGCGCCGCCGGGGGTATACCCCTGAAGCCATCCGCAATTTTGCCCAAGCTATTGGTGTGGCCAGAGCGGACAGTGTGGTGGATTCCAAAATGCTGGAGCACTTTATTCGGGAAGATCTGAAGCTCAAAGTGTCCCGGCCCATGGCGGTCATCCGCCCCTTGAAGGTGGTCATTACCAATTACCCGGAAGGCCAAGTGGAAATGCTGGATGCCGATCACAATAAAGAGAACCCTGAGATGGGGAAACGCAAGATTCCTTTTTCCAGGGAGATTTACATCGAGCAGGAAGATTTCATGGAGGTCCCGCCGCCGAAGTACCACCGGCTTTACCCGGGCAATGAAGTTCGGTTGATGGATGCCTACTTTATTAGGTGTGAAGAGGTCATCAAGGATGATGAGGGCAAGATCATCGAGATTCGTTGCACCTATGATCCGGAAACAAAAAGCGGCACAGGATTTACCGGCCGCAAGGTCAAGGGTACTATTCATTGGGTGGAAGCCACTCAGGCAGTGCCGGCAGAGTTTCGCCTCTATGAGCCTTTGATTCAGGATGATGGAGCAGAAGAGGAAGGCAAGACCTTCCTGGATCACATCAATCCCAACTCTTTAGCAATACGGCAAGGGTTTGTGGAACCTTATATGAAAGAGGCCAAACCTCAAGATAAATTCCAGTTTCCCCGTCACGGCTACTTTAATGTGGATCCGAACTATACTACCCCGGAAAGCTTAGTGTTGAATTTAATTGTTTCCTTAAAAAGCTCTTTCGTTATATAA